From a single Pararge aegeria chromosome 16, ilParAegt1.1, whole genome shotgun sequence genomic region:
- the LOC120630209 gene encoding breast cancer anti-estrogen resistance protein 1 isoform X2 yields the protein MFLLPLCSFMRIVSFSSIMPASLLYDGAQTCMARALYDNIAESPDELAFRRGDLLTVLEQNTGGSEGWWLCSLRGRQGICPGNRLRIVAGVFDASSAMQRRRARTPAPVAHQPLPAQLSPAFTKIEECSHYDVPRAPMPVQRIIGTYDCPRLATDLYDAPRAPRPASADSACSGTGSLTSATSSASANSGSSAHSAASASSTYDVPRTRALPLPCDAALEALERLQEEASAAVSRLLSYVSPGWRRRGALRPRVLDVRVAGARLRAALHDLAVFADATLANAHDAQDKGIAVKLRPLVKALKDAERITHEATSALDAGDWAPDRLERDREPTDGTQDALDQLVACARSLTEDVRRAASFIHGNASLLFRRSPAVPEHEWTEEYDYVRLESRTAVGRRNAEIRAALPDKLRASFDALVRDADHAGEVSAVAAATRLPPDDRQLAAFYAAQTATYGAHLSTAVEAFLRTIEMGQPPDVFLAHGKFVVLSAHRIVHVGDTVHRSAQHAGLKAKILRCSDALSDALAATVAKTKAAALQFPCASAVAEMAESARTLASRAQELRRALIRAAEPPQDSTPGTTVPPSSTATPLTPLTPLAPHTIGSPSLPVL from the exons ATGTTTTTGCTTCCACTCTGCAGCTTTATGAGAATTGTGTCTTTTTCATCCATAATGCCGGCTTCTTTGCTCTACGATGGTGCTCAAACG TGCATGGCGCGAGCACTATACGATAACATAGCGGAGTCACCGGACGAGCTGGCCTTCCGACGCGGCGATCTGCTCACCGTCCTGGAGCAAAACACCGGCGGCAGCGAGGGCTGGTGGCTCTGTTCGCTGAGAGGTAGACAG gGAATATGTCCTGGAAACAGACTGAGGATTGTGGCGGGGGTCTTCGATGCAAGCTCCGCGATGCAGAGGCGGCGTGCTCGCACCCCCGCGCCGGTCGCTCATCAACCTCTACCCGCGCAACTGTCGCCCGCATTCACAAAA ATTGAAGAATGCTCACATTACGACGTACCTCGCGCGCCGATGCCTGTTCAGCGTATAATCGGGACCTATGACTGCCCAAGGCTCGCCACAGACTTGTACGACGCTCCAAGAGCGCCGCGGCCAGCGAGCGCGGATTCAGCTTGCAGCGGTACCGGCTCACTAACTTCGGCTACGTCAAGTGCATCAGCCAACTCTGGCAGTTCCGCACATTCCGCCGCATCTGCGTCCAGCACGTATGACGTGCCGCGGACCCGTGCGCTACCTTTACCTTGTGATGCGGCACTGGAAGCTCTTGAAAGGCTACAG gAGGAAGCGTCAGCGGCAGTCTCGCGGCTGCTATCGTACGTGTCCCCGGGCTGGCGGCGGCGCGGAGCGTTGCGGCCGCGCGTTTTAGACGTGCGCGTGGCTGGCGCGCGACTGCGGGCCGCCTTACACGACCTCGCCGTCTTTGCCGACGCTACGCTGGCCAACGCGCATGATGCCCAAGACAAAG GTATCGCAGTAAAGCTACGGCCGCTAGTGAAGGCACTCAAAGACGCTGAGCGCATAACACACGAAGCAACGAGTGCTTTAGATGCGGGCGACTGGGCACCGGACCGGTTGGAACGCGACCGCGAGCCGACCGACGGGACACAGGACGCCTTAGACCAGCTTGTGGCGTGCGCAAGGTCCTTAACTGAGGATGTTAGGCGGGCGGCGTCGTTCATACATGGAAATGCTTCGCTATTGTTCAG gcGATCGCCGGCAGTTCCGGAACACGAATGGACCGAAGAATATGACTATGTTCGGCTGGAGTCAAGAACTGCGGTGGGCAGAAGAAATGCTGAAATCCGTGCAGCACTGCCAGATAAACTGAGGGCTTCCTTCGACGCGCTTGTACGAGACGCTGATCATGCGGGCGAG GTGAGCGCGGTAGCAGCTGCCACAAGGTTACCTCCGGACGATCGGCAACTGGCGGCATTCTACGCAGCACAAACCGCCACGTACGGCGCCCACCTCTCAACAGCAGTTGAAGCATTCCTGCGGACCATTGAAATGGGACAACCTCCCGATGTCTTCCTCGCTCACGGCAAATTCGTTGTCCTGAGCGCTCATAGAATAGTTCACGTTGGCGATACTGTGCACAG GAGCGCACAACACGCCGGTCTCAAAGCGAAGATACTTCGCTGTTCCGATGCATTATCAGAcgcacttgctgcaacggttgCGAAAACGAAAGCGGCTGCACTGCAGTTCCCATGCGCGAGTGCTGTCGCGGAAATGGCCGAATCTGCACGAACACTCGCATCAAGAGCCCAGGAGTTGCGAAGGGCTCTTATAAGAGCGGCAGAACCTCCTCAGGACTCTACACCTGGCACAACTGTTCCACCGTCGTCGACTGCAACTCCTCTAACACCATTGACTCCCCTCGCTCCACACACCATCGGTTCGCCATCGCTTCCCGTGTTATAA
- the LOC120630209 gene encoding breast cancer anti-estrogen resistance protein 1 isoform X1 — protein sequence MVNKVNFIAFVRRIRRTQCSMCSSKTVPSAKFKNGSDKGCMARALYDNIAESPDELAFRRGDLLTVLEQNTGGSEGWWLCSLRGRQGICPGNRLRIVAGVFDASSAMQRRRARTPAPVAHQPLPAQLSPAFTKIEECSHYDVPRAPMPVQRIIGTYDCPRLATDLYDAPRAPRPASADSACSGTGSLTSATSSASANSGSSAHSAASASSTYDVPRTRALPLPCDAALEALERLQEEASAAVSRLLSYVSPGWRRRGALRPRVLDVRVAGARLRAALHDLAVFADATLANAHDAQDKGIAVKLRPLVKALKDAERITHEATSALDAGDWAPDRLERDREPTDGTQDALDQLVACARSLTEDVRRAASFIHGNASLLFRRSPAVPEHEWTEEYDYVRLESRTAVGRRNAEIRAALPDKLRASFDALVRDADHAGEVSAVAAATRLPPDDRQLAAFYAAQTATYGAHLSTAVEAFLRTIEMGQPPDVFLAHGKFVVLSAHRIVHVGDTVHRSAQHAGLKAKILRCSDALSDALAATVAKTKAAALQFPCASAVAEMAESARTLASRAQELRRALIRAAEPPQDSTPGTTVPPSSTATPLTPLTPLAPHTIGSPSLPVL from the exons ATGGTGAACAAAGTGAATTTCATTGCGTTTGTGAGAAGGATAAGAAGGACTCAATGCTCTATGTGTAGTTCTAAGACTGTTCCTAGTGCAAAGTTTAAAAATGGATCGGATAAAGGG TGCATGGCGCGAGCACTATACGATAACATAGCGGAGTCACCGGACGAGCTGGCCTTCCGACGCGGCGATCTGCTCACCGTCCTGGAGCAAAACACCGGCGGCAGCGAGGGCTGGTGGCTCTGTTCGCTGAGAGGTAGACAG gGAATATGTCCTGGAAACAGACTGAGGATTGTGGCGGGGGTCTTCGATGCAAGCTCCGCGATGCAGAGGCGGCGTGCTCGCACCCCCGCGCCGGTCGCTCATCAACCTCTACCCGCGCAACTGTCGCCCGCATTCACAAAA ATTGAAGAATGCTCACATTACGACGTACCTCGCGCGCCGATGCCTGTTCAGCGTATAATCGGGACCTATGACTGCCCAAGGCTCGCCACAGACTTGTACGACGCTCCAAGAGCGCCGCGGCCAGCGAGCGCGGATTCAGCTTGCAGCGGTACCGGCTCACTAACTTCGGCTACGTCAAGTGCATCAGCCAACTCTGGCAGTTCCGCACATTCCGCCGCATCTGCGTCCAGCACGTATGACGTGCCGCGGACCCGTGCGCTACCTTTACCTTGTGATGCGGCACTGGAAGCTCTTGAAAGGCTACAG gAGGAAGCGTCAGCGGCAGTCTCGCGGCTGCTATCGTACGTGTCCCCGGGCTGGCGGCGGCGCGGAGCGTTGCGGCCGCGCGTTTTAGACGTGCGCGTGGCTGGCGCGCGACTGCGGGCCGCCTTACACGACCTCGCCGTCTTTGCCGACGCTACGCTGGCCAACGCGCATGATGCCCAAGACAAAG GTATCGCAGTAAAGCTACGGCCGCTAGTGAAGGCACTCAAAGACGCTGAGCGCATAACACACGAAGCAACGAGTGCTTTAGATGCGGGCGACTGGGCACCGGACCGGTTGGAACGCGACCGCGAGCCGACCGACGGGACACAGGACGCCTTAGACCAGCTTGTGGCGTGCGCAAGGTCCTTAACTGAGGATGTTAGGCGGGCGGCGTCGTTCATACATGGAAATGCTTCGCTATTGTTCAG gcGATCGCCGGCAGTTCCGGAACACGAATGGACCGAAGAATATGACTATGTTCGGCTGGAGTCAAGAACTGCGGTGGGCAGAAGAAATGCTGAAATCCGTGCAGCACTGCCAGATAAACTGAGGGCTTCCTTCGACGCGCTTGTACGAGACGCTGATCATGCGGGCGAG GTGAGCGCGGTAGCAGCTGCCACAAGGTTACCTCCGGACGATCGGCAACTGGCGGCATTCTACGCAGCACAAACCGCCACGTACGGCGCCCACCTCTCAACAGCAGTTGAAGCATTCCTGCGGACCATTGAAATGGGACAACCTCCCGATGTCTTCCTCGCTCACGGCAAATTCGTTGTCCTGAGCGCTCATAGAATAGTTCACGTTGGCGATACTGTGCACAG GAGCGCACAACACGCCGGTCTCAAAGCGAAGATACTTCGCTGTTCCGATGCATTATCAGAcgcacttgctgcaacggttgCGAAAACGAAAGCGGCTGCACTGCAGTTCCCATGCGCGAGTGCTGTCGCGGAAATGGCCGAATCTGCACGAACACTCGCATCAAGAGCCCAGGAGTTGCGAAGGGCTCTTATAAGAGCGGCAGAACCTCCTCAGGACTCTACACCTGGCACAACTGTTCCACCGTCGTCGACTGCAACTCCTCTAACACCATTGACTCCCCTCGCTCCACACACCATCGGTTCGCCATCGCTTCCCGTGTTATAA
- the LOC120630209 gene encoding breast cancer anti-estrogen resistance protein 1 isoform X4 produces MSIPLGRETVLPTQCMARALYDNIAESPDELAFRRGDLLTVLEQNTGGSEGWWLCSLRGRQGICPGNRLRIVAGVFDASSAMQRRRARTPAPVAHQPLPAQLSPAFTKIEECSHYDVPRAPMPVQRIIGTYDCPRLATDLYDAPRAPRPASADSACSGTGSLTSATSSASANSGSSAHSAASASSTYDVPRTRALPLPCDAALEALERLQEEASAAVSRLLSYVSPGWRRRGALRPRVLDVRVAGARLRAALHDLAVFADATLANAHDAQDKGIAVKLRPLVKALKDAERITHEATSALDAGDWAPDRLERDREPTDGTQDALDQLVACARSLTEDVRRAASFIHGNASLLFRRSPAVPEHEWTEEYDYVRLESRTAVGRRNAEIRAALPDKLRASFDALVRDADHAGEVSAVAAATRLPPDDRQLAAFYAAQTATYGAHLSTAVEAFLRTIEMGQPPDVFLAHGKFVVLSAHRIVHVGDTVHRSAQHAGLKAKILRCSDALSDALAATVAKTKAAALQFPCASAVAEMAESARTLASRAQELRRALIRAAEPPQDSTPGTTVPPSSTATPLTPLTPLAPHTIGSPSLPVL; encoded by the exons TGCATGGCGCGAGCACTATACGATAACATAGCGGAGTCACCGGACGAGCTGGCCTTCCGACGCGGCGATCTGCTCACCGTCCTGGAGCAAAACACCGGCGGCAGCGAGGGCTGGTGGCTCTGTTCGCTGAGAGGTAGACAG gGAATATGTCCTGGAAACAGACTGAGGATTGTGGCGGGGGTCTTCGATGCAAGCTCCGCGATGCAGAGGCGGCGTGCTCGCACCCCCGCGCCGGTCGCTCATCAACCTCTACCCGCGCAACTGTCGCCCGCATTCACAAAA ATTGAAGAATGCTCACATTACGACGTACCTCGCGCGCCGATGCCTGTTCAGCGTATAATCGGGACCTATGACTGCCCAAGGCTCGCCACAGACTTGTACGACGCTCCAAGAGCGCCGCGGCCAGCGAGCGCGGATTCAGCTTGCAGCGGTACCGGCTCACTAACTTCGGCTACGTCAAGTGCATCAGCCAACTCTGGCAGTTCCGCACATTCCGCCGCATCTGCGTCCAGCACGTATGACGTGCCGCGGACCCGTGCGCTACCTTTACCTTGTGATGCGGCACTGGAAGCTCTTGAAAGGCTACAG gAGGAAGCGTCAGCGGCAGTCTCGCGGCTGCTATCGTACGTGTCCCCGGGCTGGCGGCGGCGCGGAGCGTTGCGGCCGCGCGTTTTAGACGTGCGCGTGGCTGGCGCGCGACTGCGGGCCGCCTTACACGACCTCGCCGTCTTTGCCGACGCTACGCTGGCCAACGCGCATGATGCCCAAGACAAAG GTATCGCAGTAAAGCTACGGCCGCTAGTGAAGGCACTCAAAGACGCTGAGCGCATAACACACGAAGCAACGAGTGCTTTAGATGCGGGCGACTGGGCACCGGACCGGTTGGAACGCGACCGCGAGCCGACCGACGGGACACAGGACGCCTTAGACCAGCTTGTGGCGTGCGCAAGGTCCTTAACTGAGGATGTTAGGCGGGCGGCGTCGTTCATACATGGAAATGCTTCGCTATTGTTCAG gcGATCGCCGGCAGTTCCGGAACACGAATGGACCGAAGAATATGACTATGTTCGGCTGGAGTCAAGAACTGCGGTGGGCAGAAGAAATGCTGAAATCCGTGCAGCACTGCCAGATAAACTGAGGGCTTCCTTCGACGCGCTTGTACGAGACGCTGATCATGCGGGCGAG GTGAGCGCGGTAGCAGCTGCCACAAGGTTACCTCCGGACGATCGGCAACTGGCGGCATTCTACGCAGCACAAACCGCCACGTACGGCGCCCACCTCTCAACAGCAGTTGAAGCATTCCTGCGGACCATTGAAATGGGACAACCTCCCGATGTCTTCCTCGCTCACGGCAAATTCGTTGTCCTGAGCGCTCATAGAATAGTTCACGTTGGCGATACTGTGCACAG GAGCGCACAACACGCCGGTCTCAAAGCGAAGATACTTCGCTGTTCCGATGCATTATCAGAcgcacttgctgcaacggttgCGAAAACGAAAGCGGCTGCACTGCAGTTCCCATGCGCGAGTGCTGTCGCGGAAATGGCCGAATCTGCACGAACACTCGCATCAAGAGCCCAGGAGTTGCGAAGGGCTCTTATAAGAGCGGCAGAACCTCCTCAGGACTCTACACCTGGCACAACTGTTCCACCGTCGTCGACTGCAACTCCTCTAACACCATTGACTCCCCTCGCTCCACACACCATCGGTTCGCCATCGCTTCCCGTGTTATAA
- the LOC120630209 gene encoding breast cancer anti-estrogen resistance protein 1 isoform X3 — protein sequence MTTYGRWTMFEGAMDAVQCMARALYDNIAESPDELAFRRGDLLTVLEQNTGGSEGWWLCSLRGRQGICPGNRLRIVAGVFDASSAMQRRRARTPAPVAHQPLPAQLSPAFTKIEECSHYDVPRAPMPVQRIIGTYDCPRLATDLYDAPRAPRPASADSACSGTGSLTSATSSASANSGSSAHSAASASSTYDVPRTRALPLPCDAALEALERLQEEASAAVSRLLSYVSPGWRRRGALRPRVLDVRVAGARLRAALHDLAVFADATLANAHDAQDKGIAVKLRPLVKALKDAERITHEATSALDAGDWAPDRLERDREPTDGTQDALDQLVACARSLTEDVRRAASFIHGNASLLFRRSPAVPEHEWTEEYDYVRLESRTAVGRRNAEIRAALPDKLRASFDALVRDADHAGEVSAVAAATRLPPDDRQLAAFYAAQTATYGAHLSTAVEAFLRTIEMGQPPDVFLAHGKFVVLSAHRIVHVGDTVHRSAQHAGLKAKILRCSDALSDALAATVAKTKAAALQFPCASAVAEMAESARTLASRAQELRRALIRAAEPPQDSTPGTTVPPSSTATPLTPLTPLAPHTIGSPSLPVL from the exons TGCATGGCGCGAGCACTATACGATAACATAGCGGAGTCACCGGACGAGCTGGCCTTCCGACGCGGCGATCTGCTCACCGTCCTGGAGCAAAACACCGGCGGCAGCGAGGGCTGGTGGCTCTGTTCGCTGAGAGGTAGACAG gGAATATGTCCTGGAAACAGACTGAGGATTGTGGCGGGGGTCTTCGATGCAAGCTCCGCGATGCAGAGGCGGCGTGCTCGCACCCCCGCGCCGGTCGCTCATCAACCTCTACCCGCGCAACTGTCGCCCGCATTCACAAAA ATTGAAGAATGCTCACATTACGACGTACCTCGCGCGCCGATGCCTGTTCAGCGTATAATCGGGACCTATGACTGCCCAAGGCTCGCCACAGACTTGTACGACGCTCCAAGAGCGCCGCGGCCAGCGAGCGCGGATTCAGCTTGCAGCGGTACCGGCTCACTAACTTCGGCTACGTCAAGTGCATCAGCCAACTCTGGCAGTTCCGCACATTCCGCCGCATCTGCGTCCAGCACGTATGACGTGCCGCGGACCCGTGCGCTACCTTTACCTTGTGATGCGGCACTGGAAGCTCTTGAAAGGCTACAG gAGGAAGCGTCAGCGGCAGTCTCGCGGCTGCTATCGTACGTGTCCCCGGGCTGGCGGCGGCGCGGAGCGTTGCGGCCGCGCGTTTTAGACGTGCGCGTGGCTGGCGCGCGACTGCGGGCCGCCTTACACGACCTCGCCGTCTTTGCCGACGCTACGCTGGCCAACGCGCATGATGCCCAAGACAAAG GTATCGCAGTAAAGCTACGGCCGCTAGTGAAGGCACTCAAAGACGCTGAGCGCATAACACACGAAGCAACGAGTGCTTTAGATGCGGGCGACTGGGCACCGGACCGGTTGGAACGCGACCGCGAGCCGACCGACGGGACACAGGACGCCTTAGACCAGCTTGTGGCGTGCGCAAGGTCCTTAACTGAGGATGTTAGGCGGGCGGCGTCGTTCATACATGGAAATGCTTCGCTATTGTTCAG gcGATCGCCGGCAGTTCCGGAACACGAATGGACCGAAGAATATGACTATGTTCGGCTGGAGTCAAGAACTGCGGTGGGCAGAAGAAATGCTGAAATCCGTGCAGCACTGCCAGATAAACTGAGGGCTTCCTTCGACGCGCTTGTACGAGACGCTGATCATGCGGGCGAG GTGAGCGCGGTAGCAGCTGCCACAAGGTTACCTCCGGACGATCGGCAACTGGCGGCATTCTACGCAGCACAAACCGCCACGTACGGCGCCCACCTCTCAACAGCAGTTGAAGCATTCCTGCGGACCATTGAAATGGGACAACCTCCCGATGTCTTCCTCGCTCACGGCAAATTCGTTGTCCTGAGCGCTCATAGAATAGTTCACGTTGGCGATACTGTGCACAG GAGCGCACAACACGCCGGTCTCAAAGCGAAGATACTTCGCTGTTCCGATGCATTATCAGAcgcacttgctgcaacggttgCGAAAACGAAAGCGGCTGCACTGCAGTTCCCATGCGCGAGTGCTGTCGCGGAAATGGCCGAATCTGCACGAACACTCGCATCAAGAGCCCAGGAGTTGCGAAGGGCTCTTATAAGAGCGGCAGAACCTCCTCAGGACTCTACACCTGGCACAACTGTTCCACCGTCGTCGACTGCAACTCCTCTAACACCATTGACTCCCCTCGCTCCACACACCATCGGTTCGCCATCGCTTCCCGTGTTATAA